The Triticum aestivum cultivar Chinese Spring chromosome 7B, IWGSC CS RefSeq v2.1, whole genome shotgun sequence genome window below encodes:
- the LOC123157287 gene encoding chaperone protein dnaJ 16, with amino-acid sequence MAGSRFGSFKSDKGDSAAAAAAPPQRKDPYEVLGVARTATDQEIKSAFRRMALKYHPDKNADDPVASDKFQEVTFSYSILSDPHKRRQYDTSGFEAIETDSQELELDLSSLNTVNTMFAAIFSKLGVPIKTTVSATVLEEALNGSIVVSQLQLGNPVRKKVEKQTAHFYSVDITEQEAKKGLVCRVHSTEKSKFKLLYFELEENGGLSLALQEDSVKASKVSSAGMYFLGFPVYRFEQNNSAPAAKDPDSAFFKRLDSFQPCDINELKPGTHFFAVYGDNFFKSATYTIEIVCAESFPTEKEKLQSVEAKILTKRAELSKFETEYREVLAKFTEMTSKYTQEMQTIDELLNERNVIHASYTNNPPLKRTSSRNKSKSSPSFKFDEEKNQRKEKKVKDQHMEGCGSEDDDSSEKKTKERSARKRWLNIPFKVDRRKPC; translated from the exons ATGGCGGGGTCGAGGTTCGGGTCGTTCAAGTCGGACAAGGGGGactcggcagcggcggcggcggcgccgccgcagAGGAAGGACCCGTACGAGGTGCTCGGGGTGGCCCGCACCGCCACCGACCAGGAGATCAAGAGCGCCTTCCGTCGCATGGCGCTCAA GTACCATCCGGATAAGAATGCTGATGACCCTGTCGCATCAGACAAGTTCCAGGAAGTCACCTTTTCTTACAGCATTCTGTCGGATCCCCATAAGAGGCGGCAGTACGACACGTCAGGATTCGAG GCCATCGAAACTGATAGCCAGGAATTGGAGCTTGACCTATCCAGTCTCAATACCGTAAACACCATGTTTGCAGCTATTTTCAG CAAGCTTGGTGTACCAATTAAGACAACTGTTTCAGCAACCGTTTTGGAGGAAGCATTAAATGGGTCTATTGTGGTTTCACAGCTTCAGCTAGGAAACCCTGTGCGCAAGAAG GTGGAAAAGCAAACAGCTCATTTTTATTCTGTAGACATCACAGAACAGGAAGCTAagaaggggctagtttgccgtgtGCATTCAACTGAAAAAAGCAAATTTAAG CTGCTTTATTTTGAGCTCGAAGAAAATGGTGGGTTGAGCCTTGCACTGCAG GAAGATAGTGTAAAGGCCAGCAAAGTTTCTTCTGCAGGAATGTACTTTCTTGGGTTCCCTGTGTATCGTTTTGAGCAAAATAACTCA GCACCAGCTGCGAAGGATCCTGATAGTGCATTCTTTAAAAGGTTGGATAGTTTCCAACCATGTGACATTAATGAACTGAAACCAGGAACCCACTTTTTTGCCGTCTATG GTGACAATTTCTTCAAAAGTGCAACATATACTATAGAGATTGTCTGCGCTGAATCTTTCCCTACTGAAAAGGAGAAGCTACAGAGTGTCGAGGCAAAGATACTCACAAAAAGAGCTGAGCTGTCTAAATTCGAGACAGAGTACCGTGAA GTCTTGGCAAAGTTCACAGAAATGACTAGCAAATACACACAAGAAATGCAAACG ATTGACGAGCTTCTGAATGAAAGGAATGTAATCCATGCATCCTATACCAACAATCCACCTCTAAAACGGACTTCAAGCAGGAATAAATCTAAATCTTCACCTTCTTTCAAATTTGATGAAGAAAAAAAccagaggaaagaaaagaaagtgAAGGATCAGCACATGGAGGGCTGCGGAAGTGAAGATGATGACTCGAGTGAAAAGAAAACCAAAGAGCGGTCCGCAAGGAAGAGATGGCTAAACATTCCTTTCAAAGTTGACAGGAGAAAGCCATGCTGA